A region from the Gossypium hirsutum isolate 1008001.06 chromosome A08, Gossypium_hirsutum_v2.1, whole genome shotgun sequence genome encodes:
- the LOC107946433 gene encoding uncharacterized protein isoform X3 encodes MEDSGAILYQISCLKEMLDQVNEEIESNIEVSREIESEMVKCTEFEAALTTRESLLTKSLYISHFEIDGLLSVIADSRNSLKFLEEELSCLTTKRDEMLKRIDDKRDGFTKQCLEFQREIDKGDNNELVNLLSEKELLENEIHLLHKKNNALRNSMSAFVEEILEDLYSSNADLHGAHLVPWSQALHFHP; translated from the exons ATGGAGGATTCTGGAGCAATTCTTTACCAAATTTCATGCCTCAAGGAAATGCTTGATCAG GTTAATGAAGAAATCGAATCCAATATTGAAGTATCGCGGGAGATTGAATCAGAGATGGTCAAGTGTACGGAGTTCGAAGCTGCTCTTACTACTAGAGAATCCCTGCTTACCAAATCGCTATACATTTCTCACTTCGAAATCGATGGCTTGCTCTCCGTCATCG CCGATTCAAGAAATTCGCTTAAATTTTTGGAGGAGGAGTTGAGTTGTCTAACCACGAAACGAGATGAGATGCTAAAGAGGATTGACGATAAACG AGACGGATTTACCAAACAGTGCTTAGAATTTCAAAGGGAGATTGACAAGGGGGATAACAACGAGCTGGTGAATTTGCTGTCAGAGAAAGAGCTTCTTGAGAATGAAATTCATCTCTTGCATAAGAAAAACAATGCTTTGAGAAATTCAATGTCCGCTTTTGTGGAAGAAATTCTTGAAGACCTTTATTCTTCAAATGCAG
- the LOC107946433 gene encoding uncharacterized protein isoform X2, whose protein sequence is MEDSGAILYQISCLKEMLDQVNEEIESNIEVSREIESEMVKCTEFEAALTTRESLLTKSLYISHFEIDGLLSVIADSRNSLKFLEEELSCLTTKRDEMLKRIDDKRDGFTKQCLEFQREIDKGDNNELVNLLSEKELLENEIHLLHKKNNALRNSMSAFVEEILEDLYSSNADQEQKKSYLDRGKIKIVE, encoded by the exons ATGGAGGATTCTGGAGCAATTCTTTACCAAATTTCATGCCTCAAGGAAATGCTTGATCAG GTTAATGAAGAAATCGAATCCAATATTGAAGTATCGCGGGAGATTGAATCAGAGATGGTCAAGTGTACGGAGTTCGAAGCTGCTCTTACTACTAGAGAATCCCTGCTTACCAAATCGCTATACATTTCTCACTTCGAAATCGATGGCTTGCTCTCCGTCATCG CCGATTCAAGAAATTCGCTTAAATTTTTGGAGGAGGAGTTGAGTTGTCTAACCACGAAACGAGATGAGATGCTAAAGAGGATTGACGATAAACG AGACGGATTTACCAAACAGTGCTTAGAATTTCAAAGGGAGATTGACAAGGGGGATAACAACGAGCTGGTGAATTTGCTGTCAGAGAAAGAGCTTCTTGAGAATGAAATTCATCTCTTGCATAAGAAAAACAATGCTTTGAGAAATTCAATGTCCGCTTTTGTGGAAGAAATTCTTGAAGACCTTTATTCTTCAAATGCAG
- the LOC107946433 gene encoding uncharacterized protein isoform X5, protein MEDSGAILYQISCLKEMLDQVNEEIESNIEVSREIESEMVKCTEFEAALTTRESLLTKSLYISHFEIDGLLSVIADSRNSLKFLEEELSCLTTKRDEMLKRIDDKRDGFTKQCLEFQREIDKGDNNELVNLLSEKELLENEIHLLHKKNNALRNSMSAFVEEILEDLYSSNAGNPQP, encoded by the exons ATGGAGGATTCTGGAGCAATTCTTTACCAAATTTCATGCCTCAAGGAAATGCTTGATCAG GTTAATGAAGAAATCGAATCCAATATTGAAGTATCGCGGGAGATTGAATCAGAGATGGTCAAGTGTACGGAGTTCGAAGCTGCTCTTACTACTAGAGAATCCCTGCTTACCAAATCGCTATACATTTCTCACTTCGAAATCGATGGCTTGCTCTCCGTCATCG CCGATTCAAGAAATTCGCTTAAATTTTTGGAGGAGGAGTTGAGTTGTCTAACCACGAAACGAGATGAGATGCTAAAGAGGATTGACGATAAACG AGACGGATTTACCAAACAGTGCTTAGAATTTCAAAGGGAGATTGACAAGGGGGATAACAACGAGCTGGTGAATTTGCTGTCAGAGAAAGAGCTTCTTGAGAATGAAATTCATCTCTTGCATAAGAAAAACAATGCTTTGAGAAATTCAATGTCCGCTTTTGTGGAAGAAATTCTTGAAGACCTTTATTCTTCAAATGCAG
- the LOC107946433 gene encoding uncharacterized protein isoform X4 codes for MEDSGAILYQISCLKEMLDQVNEEIESNIEVSREIESEMVKCTEFEAALTTRESLLTKSLYISHFEIDGLLSVIADSRNSLKFLEEELSCLTTKRDEMLKRIDDKRDGFTKQCLEFQREIDKGDNNELVNLLSEKELLENEIHLLHKKNNALRNSMSAFVEEILEDLYSSNAEKIKVGCMNGHQVTYLLS; via the exons ATGGAGGATTCTGGAGCAATTCTTTACCAAATTTCATGCCTCAAGGAAATGCTTGATCAG GTTAATGAAGAAATCGAATCCAATATTGAAGTATCGCGGGAGATTGAATCAGAGATGGTCAAGTGTACGGAGTTCGAAGCTGCTCTTACTACTAGAGAATCCCTGCTTACCAAATCGCTATACATTTCTCACTTCGAAATCGATGGCTTGCTCTCCGTCATCG CCGATTCAAGAAATTCGCTTAAATTTTTGGAGGAGGAGTTGAGTTGTCTAACCACGAAACGAGATGAGATGCTAAAGAGGATTGACGATAAACG AGACGGATTTACCAAACAGTGCTTAGAATTTCAAAGGGAGATTGACAAGGGGGATAACAACGAGCTGGTGAATTTGCTGTCAGAGAAAGAGCTTCTTGAGAATGAAATTCATCTCTTGCATAAGAAAAACAATGCTTTGAGAAATTCAATGTCCGCTTTTGTGGAAGAAATTCTTGAAGACCTTTATTCTTCAAATGCAG